A region from the Myxococcaceae bacterium JPH2 genome encodes:
- a CDS encoding CPBP family intramembrane metalloprotease — MRSLFVGSDGVRNGWRVAGWLLMTVAGIASLFFLRSLLPDSVRPFASQPALAFFGVLIPTWVCVRRERDTLSARGFNVSARTARELGLGIAGGMVAVGTVALCGRALGGFHWTWSPNGSVLTVLASAGTMLAVGLFEEALFHGYAFQRAIRGLGPRWAQLLIATCFVLAHPFAGEIERSVLIIAMINTFLAALIFGACYLRTRNLAVSVGAHMGWNWLLECLGFGVSGHAPKGLWMAVFDGAPEWLTGGRYGLEGSVITFGVLVVICGAVMRWKAPRTETIASASPQPAA; from the coding sequence ATGAGAAGCCTGTTTGTCGGAAGCGATGGCGTGCGCAATGGATGGCGGGTGGCGGGATGGCTGCTCATGACCGTCGCCGGTATCGCGAGCCTCTTCTTCCTGCGCTCACTGCTGCCGGACTCCGTGCGCCCCTTCGCGTCGCAGCCCGCGCTCGCCTTCTTCGGCGTGCTCATCCCGACGTGGGTCTGCGTGCGGAGGGAGCGCGACACGCTGTCCGCCCGAGGCTTCAACGTGAGCGCGCGCACGGCGCGCGAGCTGGGGCTCGGCATCGCGGGCGGCATGGTCGCCGTGGGCACCGTGGCCCTGTGCGGCCGCGCGCTCGGAGGCTTCCACTGGACGTGGTCGCCCAACGGCTCCGTGCTCACTGTCCTGGCGAGCGCGGGGACCATGCTCGCGGTCGGCCTCTTCGAGGAGGCGCTCTTCCACGGCTATGCGTTCCAGCGAGCCATCCGGGGCCTGGGGCCGCGCTGGGCACAGCTTCTCATCGCCACCTGCTTCGTCCTCGCCCACCCCTTCGCCGGTGAAATCGAGCGGAGCGTCCTCATCATCGCGATGATCAACACCTTCCTCGCGGCCCTCATCTTCGGCGCGTGCTACCTGCGCACCCGCAACCTGGCCGTGTCGGTGGGCGCCCACATGGGCTGGAACTGGCTCCTGGAGTGCCTCGGCTTCGGCGTGAGCGGCCACGCTCCGAAGGGCCTGTGGATGGCCGTCTTCGACGGCGCGCCCGAGTGGCTGACGGGCGGGAGGTATGGCCTGGAGGGCTCGGTCATCACCTTCGGCGTGCTGGTCGTCATCTGCGGCGCGGTGATGCGCTGGAAGGCCCCCCGCACGGAGACCATCGCGAGCGCATCCCCCCAGCCCGCCGCGTAG